A genomic window from Gossypium hirsutum isolate 1008001.06 chromosome D12, Gossypium_hirsutum_v2.1, whole genome shotgun sequence includes:
- the LOC107942057 gene encoding uncharacterized protein has product MLRSCAIDFGGNWDQHFSLAEFVYNNSYQRSIQMSPFKALYGRKCRTPLCWSDMEEKRNLGLDLVHEIEDMVKLICERLKAASNMQKSYADLRCQDIEYLSYLSHVVLVEEIEFRSDLLYEEEPVAILDREIKVLCNKTIPLVKVLWRNQKTEETTWELEDIMRHQYPYLFDLVSNAYFVSIKASHRDEDDANRI; this is encoded by the exons atgcttcggagttgtgCTATTGATTTTGGTGGTAATTGGGATCAACATTTTTCGTTGGCTGAGTTCGTGTACAACAACAGTTACCAGAGAAGTATTCAAATGTCTCCGTTTAAGGCACTTTATGGTAGGAAGTGTAGGACTCCACTATGTTGGTCCGACATGGAGGAGAAGAGGAATTTGGGTCTGGATTTGGTTCATGAAATCGAGGACATGGTGAAACTTATTTGTGAGCGGTTGAAGGCTGCTTCAAATATGCAGAAATCTTATGCTGACTTGAGATGTCAAGATATTGAATATCT ATCATATCTTTCTCATGTTGTTCTTGTTGAGGAGATTGAATTTCGATCTGATCTTTTGTATGAGGAGGAACCTGTTGCGATCTTAGACCGTGAAATCAAGGTGCTATGCAACAAGACGATTCCAttggtgaaagttttgtggcgCAACCAAAAGACTGAGGAAACCACTTGGGAGTTGGAAGATATCATGAGGCATCAATACCCGTATTTGTTCGATTTAG tttctaatgcatattttgtctCCATTAAAGCTTCACACCGAGATGAGGATGATGCTAACCGGATTTGA